One genomic segment of Brevibacillus laterosporus LMG 15441 includes these proteins:
- a CDS encoding salicylate synthase, with protein MKATTEWFEDTAKNYEQLGFWEPKTLGQQLRMWAQQYQNREALVEGDSRLTYKELDSQVDELASGFIQMGIKKGDNVAVQLPNRISFVLTCFALFRIGALPILVLPAHREAELDGIFTLAKPVAYIIPTTFLGFDYTKMAQQLVKKHPSVKFVMTDGESDIGINLADISGTPAELDVPSYKDTALLLLSGGTTGTPKLIPRTHADYAYNAKAAATRCKLTPQSVYLAVLPIAHNFPLCCPGILGTLSAGGKVVLCQTTSGDEAFPLIEKERVTITALVPSIVHVWLEVLEWDTSNDLSSLEVLQVGGSMLDENLAKRVIHEMKCKLQQVFGMAEGLICCTSLDDPESVIISCQGRPLSDADEVRIVDEYGNDVEAGAYGELIVRGPYTISGYYRAPEQNRESFTPDGFYRSGDKARITPEGNFQIGGRIKEQINRAGEKIMPAEVEAYLRMHPDIKDAALITLPDPTLGEKSCAYVITDNQDITLADIHAFFHEKGVARYKMPDQIEFIDYWPLTSVGKVNKAKLKELATAPKSHATTCEVSYLEETIAFEGDVHLAASQIVEQGLYENYLLYENGDELSLGMGIHALLTVDEQHTTLAYDNQTIRFENNLLSATIDKAFASIPLKNWRAYGTVNFGMARYYQNLPLLSEAGRLIKLFIPEVEIRFTKGSILLRALREEKRNEFADLLRKLRENGIEDEKNALVQRVASQKLDVPEADTYGAEAYMQGVAEAVREIKEHKYHKVILSRKIPIHQELDMVASYIAGRRVNTPARSFLLSLDGLHVAGFSPETVVEVDSNGWVSTFPLAGTRSRGRNEDEGDKLKDELLNDPKEIAEHAVSVKLAFEELKSVCDSTTILLSDFMSVASRGTVQHIASRLKGKIKPEFNSWDAFRALFPAVTASGIPKKESIDAIGRLESEPRNLYSGCVMTFDSDGAMDAALVLRTIYQQNNSAWLHAGAGVVEMSLPTRELEETREKLSSFSRQLVVSSREAEKVKPV; from the coding sequence ATGAAAGCGACTACAGAATGGTTTGAGGATACTGCAAAAAATTACGAACAACTCGGATTTTGGGAGCCAAAAACGCTTGGTCAGCAATTGCGCATGTGGGCCCAACAATACCAGAATCGAGAAGCGCTAGTGGAAGGAGATAGCAGACTCACCTACAAAGAGCTTGACAGTCAGGTTGATGAGCTAGCTTCTGGTTTCATTCAGATGGGAATCAAGAAAGGGGACAATGTGGCTGTACAGCTTCCGAATCGGATTTCTTTCGTACTCACATGCTTTGCTCTCTTTCGCATTGGTGCTTTGCCGATATTGGTCTTACCTGCTCATAGAGAGGCTGAACTAGACGGAATTTTTACACTCGCCAAACCGGTTGCTTATATAATACCAACTACGTTTCTTGGCTTTGACTACACCAAAATGGCGCAACAATTGGTTAAAAAGCATCCGTCCGTCAAATTTGTCATGACTGATGGAGAAAGTGACATCGGCATCAATCTTGCTGATATCAGCGGGACACCAGCAGAGCTGGATGTGCCATCATACAAGGACACGGCTCTGTTGCTCTTATCCGGTGGAACGACCGGTACTCCAAAGCTCATCCCAAGAACCCATGCCGATTACGCATACAATGCAAAAGCAGCCGCAACGCGCTGCAAACTGACTCCGCAAAGCGTCTATCTTGCTGTTTTACCGATTGCGCATAACTTTCCTCTCTGCTGCCCCGGAATTCTTGGCACACTGTCTGCTGGAGGGAAAGTCGTGCTGTGTCAAACAACAAGTGGCGACGAAGCTTTTCCCCTTATTGAAAAAGAGCGGGTGACCATCACTGCCCTTGTACCTTCTATTGTCCATGTATGGCTTGAAGTGCTGGAATGGGATACCTCCAACGATCTCTCAAGCCTTGAAGTTCTACAGGTAGGCGGCTCCATGTTAGATGAAAATCTCGCAAAACGCGTCATTCATGAAATGAAATGTAAGCTCCAGCAGGTGTTTGGAATGGCAGAGGGTCTCATCTGCTGCACATCCCTTGATGATCCAGAGTCTGTCATCATCAGTTGTCAGGGACGTCCACTCTCCGATGCGGATGAGGTTCGAATCGTTGATGAATATGGAAATGACGTTGAGGCAGGTGCATATGGGGAACTTATCGTTCGAGGCCCCTATACAATAAGCGGGTACTACAGAGCCCCGGAGCAGAACCGCGAGAGCTTCACTCCTGATGGCTTTTATCGTTCTGGAGACAAGGCAAGGATCACACCGGAGGGAAATTTCCAGATCGGGGGACGAATCAAGGAGCAAATCAACCGAGCGGGGGAAAAAATTATGCCTGCTGAAGTAGAGGCGTACCTGCGTATGCATCCAGATATCAAGGATGCCGCTCTGATTACTCTGCCAGACCCAACACTTGGTGAAAAAAGCTGCGCTTATGTCATTACTGACAATCAGGACATCACCCTTGCTGACATTCATGCCTTTTTCCATGAAAAGGGAGTGGCGCGTTATAAGATGCCCGATCAAATCGAATTCATCGATTACTGGCCGCTTACTAGCGTCGGTAAAGTAAATAAAGCCAAACTCAAAGAATTAGCGACAGCACCAAAGAGCCATGCAACGACGTGCGAGGTCTCCTATCTGGAGGAAACGATTGCTTTTGAGGGAGACGTTCATTTGGCAGCTTCACAAATTGTTGAGCAAGGTCTTTATGAAAACTATCTGCTTTATGAAAACGGTGATGAGCTGTCGTTGGGGATGGGGATTCATGCTCTTCTAACTGTAGATGAGCAACATACAACCCTAGCCTATGACAACCAAACAATCCGTTTTGAAAATAATTTGCTAAGTGCAACCATTGACAAAGCATTTGCTTCTATACCGCTAAAAAACTGGCGTGCTTATGGAACGGTTAACTTTGGAATGGCCCGTTATTATCAGAATCTGCCATTACTGTCTGAAGCCGGTCGTCTTATTAAGCTGTTTATTCCAGAGGTGGAGATTCGTTTTACCAAAGGCTCTATTCTGTTAAGAGCTCTACGTGAAGAAAAACGAAATGAATTCGCTGATTTACTGCGAAAGCTTCGAGAGAATGGAATCGAAGACGAGAAAAATGCGCTTGTACAAAGAGTGGCCAGTCAAAAATTGGATGTTCCTGAGGCGGATACGTATGGCGCTGAAGCCTACATGCAAGGGGTAGCGGAGGCTGTTCGAGAGATTAAGGAGCACAAATACCACAAGGTGATCCTATCTAGAAAAATTCCGATCCACCAAGAGCTTGATATGGTGGCTAGCTATATCGCAGGCAGAAGAGTCAACACTCCTGCTCGTTCCTTTTTGCTCAGCCTCGATGGTTTGCACGTGGCTGGCTTTAGTCCAGAAACGGTGGTTGAGGTTGATAGCAATGGATGGGTAAGTACCTTCCCGCTTGCAGGAACGCGGTCGCGTGGACGCAACGAGGACGAGGGAGACAAGCTTAAAGATGAGCTTTTAAATGATCCTAAGGAAATCGCGGAGCATGCGGTATCTGTAAAACTTGCCTTTGAAGAGCTAAAAAGCGTCTGCGATTCTACGACGATCCTTTTAAGTGATTTCATGTCTGTTGCCAGCCGGGGAACCGTTCAGCATATTGCTTCAAGATTGAAAGGGAAAATAAAGCCTGAGTTTAACTCATGGGATGCGTTCCGTGCCCTGTTCCCTGCTGTCACTGCTTCTGGTATTCCCAAAAAAGAATCGATCGATGCCATAGGCAGACTTGAGTCTGAGCCGAGAAATCTCTACAGTGGTTGCGTCATGACCTTTGACAGCGATGGTGCAATGGACGCAGCGCTGGTGCTACGAACAATCTATCAACAAAACAACAGTGCATGGCTGCATGCCGGAGCAGGCGTGGTAGAGATGTCTTTACCAACCAGAGAGCTGGAAGAAACACGTGAAAAATTGAGCAGTTTTTCCAGGCAGCTAGTTGTATCCAGCCGTGAAGCAGAAAAAGTAAAACCAGTATAG
- a CDS encoding thioesterase II family protein: MLETDQAATPWLISHPEAKDTIRLFCLPYAGGGASAYRGWANTLPRDIGVYPIQLPGRENRIGEQALCDMEALVEAISQAIYPYLDRPFLFFGHSLGARIAFELARAVRRKWKLQPCRLIVSGSRAPNIPEPHPLHHLPDDEFVSELRRFSGTPEAILQNRELMNLFLPVLRADFAVDETYVYAEEALLKCPISAFCGTEDTEANREEMEAWEGHTSSDFTLEMIEGDHFFLTAKRERLMQSVTKIISQQKERTLSRRDS; this comes from the coding sequence ATGTTGGAAACTGATCAAGCAGCCACTCCATGGCTGATTTCTCATCCTGAAGCGAAAGACACTATTCGTCTTTTCTGCTTGCCCTATGCAGGAGGAGGGGCATCAGCTTACCGAGGCTGGGCAAATACGCTGCCCCGGGATATTGGAGTGTACCCTATCCAGCTTCCAGGAAGGGAGAACAGGATTGGGGAACAGGCTCTATGTGACATGGAGGCGCTAGTGGAAGCAATCTCTCAGGCAATTTATCCGTATTTGGATCGCCCATTTCTCTTTTTTGGTCATAGCTTAGGAGCGCGAATTGCTTTTGAGCTTGCACGAGCTGTTCGAAGAAAATGGAAGCTCCAGCCTTGCCGCCTGATTGTTTCAGGTAGTCGAGCTCCAAACATACCAGAGCCACATCCTTTGCACCATTTGCCTGATGATGAATTTGTCAGTGAACTGCGCCGTTTTTCCGGTACTCCCGAGGCAATTTTGCAAAACAGGGAGCTCATGAACCTGTTTCTCCCGGTATTGCGAGCGGATTTTGCTGTAGACGAAACGTACGTGTATGCAGAGGAAGCACTCCTCAAATGCCCGATTTCTGCATTTTGCGGGACTGAGGATACGGAGGCGAATCGAGAGGAGATGGAAGCTTGGGAGGGTCATACCAGCTCTGATTTTACGCTTGAGATGATTGAAGGGGATCATTTCTTTTTGACAGCAAAAAGGGAGAGGCTTATGCAATCCGTTACAAAAATCATTTCACAGCAAAAAGAACGAACGCTTTCAAGAAGGGACAGCTAA
- a CDS encoding MptD family putative ECF transporter S component produces the protein MQTQTEISQNRWKMRDFITLAIFNVVMLIIMTICPIFTVVSYLVVGGAAALFNGPIYMVMSNKINKRGVLFFTCIITGLYFVAFGYAYYLLTLAVIGIICELILWGGAAYKSTARNAIGYAIFYVGWSLCGVVPLIFFREQYLAILKKSYSPEQLEAMLYYFDTPSMILIMCTISAIGGLVGCFIGNLLMKKHVKKAKLV, from the coding sequence ATGCAAACACAGACAGAAATCTCTCAAAACAGATGGAAAATGCGTGATTTCATTACACTTGCCATTTTCAATGTGGTGATGCTCATTATTATGACGATTTGTCCAATCTTTACGGTTGTTTCTTATCTGGTTGTAGGAGGAGCCGCTGCACTGTTTAATGGGCCGATCTATATGGTTATGTCCAACAAAATTAACAAACGCGGTGTACTGTTCTTTACGTGCATCATTACAGGCTTGTATTTCGTAGCTTTTGGTTATGCTTATTATCTGCTTACACTAGCTGTGATCGGAATTATCTGCGAATTAATTCTTTGGGGAGGCGCTGCCTATAAGAGCACTGCCCGCAATGCCATTGGATACGCTATTTTTTATGTTGGCTGGTCTCTTTGCGGCGTTGTACCGCTTATTTTCTTCCGCGAGCAATATTTAGCTATTTTGAAGAAAAGCTACTCTCCAGAACAGCTTGAAGCCATGCTTTATTATTTTGATACGCCAAGCATGATTCTGATCATGTGCACAATCTCTGCTATCGGTGGGCTAGTTGGTTGCTTTATCGGGAATTTGCTGATGAAAAAACATGTGAAAAAGGCAAAGCTGGTATGA
- a CDS encoding energy-coupling factor transporter transmembrane component T family protein has translation MSILGPKTHLLVLILTSILSTLVSSSLQAHLMVLACALYLICNKQPRKALFFVLSYIALMTILTILPEGAGTIIIILYTFARTVPMVMIGTMLMISTPSSIMCAFERLRIPKAVLIMVCILNRFFPVVWLEMKAIRNGIRARGIFPQWYSALLHPAMAYECFFMPLIVRCLKLSTELASSAELRGIECGCARTSIHPVGFRAIDGMAVVLYTLTGTAIYWTGGLNL, from the coding sequence ATGAGCATTCTTGGTCCCAAAACGCATTTATTGGTGCTGATTTTAACAAGTATCCTCTCCACGCTTGTGAGCAGTTCATTGCAGGCACATTTGATGGTGCTTGCTTGCGCACTGTATTTGATTTGCAACAAACAGCCCAGAAAGGCGCTGTTTTTTGTGCTGTCATATATCGCTCTAATGACGATTTTAACAATTCTGCCAGAAGGTGCAGGAACAATCATTATTATTCTCTATACGTTTGCCAGAACGGTTCCGATGGTCATGATCGGGACAATGCTGATGATTTCGACTCCAAGCAGTATCATGTGTGCCTTTGAACGGTTACGCATCCCAAAAGCTGTGCTTATCATGGTCTGCATTCTGAACCGCTTTTTTCCGGTTGTTTGGCTTGAAATGAAAGCAATTCGAAATGGCATCAGGGCCAGAGGCATTTTTCCCCAGTGGTATAGCGCTCTCTTACATCCAGCCATGGCCTACGAGTGCTTTTTTATGCCGTTGATCGTCCGTTGCCTTAAGCTATCGACTGAATTAGCCTCGTCCGCAGAACTGCGGGGCATTGAGTGCGGCTGCGCCAGAACCTCTATCCATCCAGTAGGCTTTCGGGCCATAGACGGCATGGCGGTGGTGCTTTATACGCTGACCGGGACAGCGATTTATTGGACAGGAGGTCTGAACTTGTGA
- a CDS encoding ABC transporter ATP-binding protein, translating to MIELNSVTFRYEHEGGEAENENGVKQINLAVKAGQCVVLCGRSGCGKSTIMRLINGLAPSFYAGSLTGQVHVGGRSPASLSPEERTRLMGVVFQDPRSQFFMETVRDELAFSAENLGVSPQEIMNRIEKQAKELDIFHLLDRPLHMLSSGQKQRVAIAAVSVLSPPLLMLDEPTANLDHHSTQNLIEILSRLKKNGTTLFISEHRLHPFLPVADLFVCMDKGKIARTWTKEKFAQLSYEDVRPYGLRHPDMITCLSEHKSTEVPKSLPALEGRKLTYRYKRKGDGITDVDITLLKGEVTALTGENGTGKTTLSKVLCGLLRQQKGVIFSQGSRLSASQRRASSYLVMQDADYQLYADSVGNEIVLGRRVDDSLRLKAYEALDAFGLGELRDRHPASLSGGEKQRVTMAAAYCSDAELIILDEPTSGLDGDSVLKVVAWVKKLAQAGKIVLIITHDNILSELACDQVIELKNRQKEVITVES from the coding sequence GTGATTGAGTTAAACAGCGTCACCTTCCGCTATGAACATGAAGGCGGAGAAGCCGAGAACGAAAACGGTGTAAAGCAAATCAATTTAGCTGTAAAGGCTGGGCAATGCGTTGTGCTTTGCGGCCGTTCAGGCTGCGGTAAAAGTACGATCATGCGCCTGATCAACGGACTTGCACCCAGCTTTTATGCTGGTAGCCTCACTGGACAGGTACATGTTGGCGGAAGAAGTCCTGCCTCTCTTAGTCCAGAGGAACGAACCAGACTCATGGGTGTTGTGTTTCAAGACCCCCGTAGCCAGTTTTTCATGGAAACCGTGCGGGACGAGCTGGCGTTTTCAGCCGAAAACCTCGGCGTTTCGCCACAAGAGATTATGAACCGAATAGAAAAACAAGCGAAAGAGCTAGATATCTTTCATTTGCTCGACCGTCCTCTTCATATGCTATCTAGTGGACAGAAACAACGGGTGGCCATTGCGGCAGTGTCTGTTCTTTCACCACCACTTCTGATGCTTGACGAGCCTACTGCCAATCTAGATCATCACTCTACGCAGAATCTGATTGAAATCCTGAGTAGGCTTAAGAAAAACGGCACTACCCTCTTCATCAGCGAGCATCGGTTACACCCATTCTTGCCTGTTGCCGATCTATTTGTCTGCATGGATAAAGGAAAGATCGCACGAACATGGACGAAAGAAAAATTTGCTCAGCTTTCCTATGAAGACGTACGTCCATATGGTCTGCGCCACCCTGATATGATTACATGCCTATCGGAACACAAATCAACTGAAGTGCCGAAGTCCCTCCCTGCTCTGGAGGGTCGGAAGCTTACCTATCGATACAAAAGAAAAGGTGATGGGATTACAGACGTTGACATCACGCTTTTGAAAGGAGAGGTTACCGCACTGACAGGGGAAAACGGAACGGGAAAAACCACCCTAAGCAAAGTTCTGTGCGGTCTTCTGCGCCAGCAAAAAGGGGTGATTTTCAGTCAAGGAAGCCGATTATCGGCAAGCCAACGACGCGCCTCCAGCTATCTTGTCATGCAGGATGCCGACTATCAGCTCTATGCAGACAGTGTAGGCAATGAGATTGTTTTAGGCAGACGTGTGGATGATTCGCTTCGTTTGAAGGCCTATGAGGCATTGGATGCCTTTGGCTTAGGAGAGCTTCGAGATCGGCACCCTGCCTCCCTTTCCGGCGGAGAAAAGCAGCGAGTAACCATGGCCGCGGCTTATTGTTCAGATGCGGAATTAATCATACTCGACGAGCCGACCAGCGGACTTGACGGCGACAGCGTACTCAAGGTTGTTGCATGGGTAAAAAAATTAGCGCAGGCTGGCAAAATCGTCCTCATCATTACGCACGACAACATCCTTTCCGAATTAGCCTGCGATCAAGTCATTGAACTGAAGAATCGGCAGAAAGAAGTGATAACTGTTGAAAGCTAA
- a CDS encoding ABC transporter ATP-binding protein: MKAKEKKGISRLIELAGEKKSLMVWSAILSTVSVFLMLVPYLSVYYVMTELLTHASDISSVNAAYILQWAIWGIVGMLLGYFFMYVGGMLSHIAAFRILYGIRVKLSDHIGALPLGYFTKNATGKIKKIVELDVEKIELFIAHQLPDLINTIVMIIAIIVTMFSLNIWLALACIIPMLIGFAAQFSMMAGKKAKQGLKEYFDALENINTSSIQYVRGMPSIKIFGQTVHSFRKFHEDMLHYRNFSVTYTDNFQNGYVSFKVILLSLATFFLPVGLFFISTDPHNIAFAATLLFFLVLSPGISTPIFKLNSFASTLNTIVEGVNRIDGMFKETTIKEPEIGKKPSSYDIGFHEVSFSYGDEGSPEVLQGISFMAPQGKITALVGPSGSGKSTVAQLIPRFWDVQKGSITIGGVDIRDMKMNELMDTLSFVFQDTFLFSDTLYNNILAGRPTATQDEVYEAARAAQCHEFIERLPNGYDTLIGEGGVYLSGGEEQRVSVARAILKNSPILVLDEATAYADPENEYQMQLALRELIKDKTVLIIAHRLTTICEADQIIVLKEGQIDDLGTHSELLAHNGLYKSMWDAYTSSAEWKIDISQKEGEFV, encoded by the coding sequence TTGAAAGCTAAGGAAAAAAAGGGAATTTCAAGGCTAATCGAGCTTGCCGGTGAAAAAAAGTCACTTATGGTGTGGTCAGCAATTCTGTCTACCGTAAGCGTGTTTTTGATGCTGGTTCCGTATCTCTCAGTCTACTATGTGATGACTGAGCTTTTAACACATGCTTCTGATATTTCCTCTGTGAACGCTGCGTACATCCTACAGTGGGCTATTTGGGGCATTGTAGGTATGCTACTGGGTTATTTCTTCATGTATGTCGGCGGAATGCTTTCGCACATTGCCGCTTTTCGCATCCTCTATGGCATTAGAGTCAAGCTGTCAGATCATATCGGGGCGCTCCCTCTTGGCTACTTTACTAAAAATGCTACAGGTAAAATCAAAAAAATCGTTGAGCTGGATGTAGAAAAAATCGAACTGTTCATCGCCCATCAGCTACCCGATTTGATTAACACGATCGTCATGATCATAGCAATTATTGTCACGATGTTTTCACTTAATATTTGGCTTGCACTGGCTTGCATCATCCCCATGCTGATTGGATTTGCCGCCCAATTCTCCATGATGGCCGGCAAAAAAGCAAAGCAGGGATTGAAGGAGTATTTTGACGCGCTAGAAAACATTAATACTTCATCCATCCAGTACGTACGGGGGATGCCTTCTATCAAAATCTTTGGGCAAACCGTTCACTCTTTTCGAAAATTCCATGAAGACATGTTGCATTACCGTAATTTTAGTGTGACTTATACAGATAATTTTCAAAACGGCTATGTTTCCTTTAAAGTCATCCTTTTATCATTAGCAACTTTCTTTTTACCTGTCGGACTGTTTTTTATCAGCACAGATCCACATAACATCGCCTTTGCCGCAACATTGCTGTTTTTTCTCGTTTTGTCACCAGGTATTTCCACGCCGATTTTCAAATTAAACAGCTTTGCCTCCACCCTTAACACGATTGTTGAAGGGGTTAACCGCATTGACGGTATGTTCAAGGAAACAACCATCAAAGAACCTGAAATCGGCAAAAAGCCATCGTCTTATGACATCGGCTTCCATGAGGTTTCCTTTTCATACGGAGATGAAGGCAGCCCAGAGGTTTTGCAGGGAATCAGCTTTATGGCGCCCCAGGGCAAAATCACTGCGCTGGTCGGCCCATCCGGTTCGGGAAAATCCACTGTCGCCCAGTTAATCCCACGGTTTTGGGACGTGCAAAAAGGAAGCATCACCATTGGCGGCGTGGATATCCGCGACATGAAAATGAATGAGCTAATGGACACCCTGTCCTTTGTCTTTCAGGATACGTTTCTGTTTTCCGATACACTCTACAATAATATTTTGGCGGGCAGGCCAACTGCAACGCAGGATGAGGTCTATGAAGCAGCGAGGGCAGCGCAATGTCATGAATTTATTGAGCGTTTGCCAAATGGTTACGATACGCTAATTGGCGAGGGCGGGGTTTATCTGTCAGGCGGCGAGGAACAGCGAGTATCTGTGGCAAGAGCCATCCTGAAGAATTCCCCTATTCTTGTACTCGATGAAGCTACCGCTTATGCAGATCCGGAAAATGAATACCAGATGCAGCTTGCGCTACGCGAGCTTATCAAGGACAAAACGGTATTGATCATTGCCCATCGTTTGACAACTATATGCGAAGCAGATCAGATCATTGTCCTAAAGGAAGGGCAAATCGACGATCTCGGAACCCATAGCGAGCTTCTTGCTCATAATGGTTTATATAAAAGCATGTGGGACGCCTATACATCCTCAGCAGAATGGAAAATCGACATTTCGCAGAAGGAGGGGGAATTCGTGTGA
- a CDS encoding ABC transporter ATP-binding protein translates to MENRHFAEGGGIRVIREQLYNITTGEPKKIWKPILWTVLANLVNIFPFGCLAAAVSMIYAYYATGQSSLNMQTLWLIWGGMLFFLVLVFLCERMSYRSTYRSAYESSADGRTQLAEHMRKLPLGFLMKKDPGELGHMMMNDFTHLENAATNILPQLVSGAIIPILTFFGLLFIDWRMAVAMLAGLPVAVLLLWSISGLERKLGKSHSAAKIVLANCLQEYLLGMKVIKAYNLRGENFTRLKQSFYRYMKESIKLEGALGPFFLVAMAFMQTGVSLMTIVGVYLILGGEISVPLFATFLLVGTRVFDPLSVAIMRLPAFKYDAMAGERIVSLLNEPVMKGENEPPEAHDIRFDSVTFSYDKNIVLDNVSMEMKEGTLTAIVGPSGSGKSTLLRLIARFYDPQQGKVLFGGSDVSEMDPEKLMKKISMVFQDVYLFQDTIGNNIRYGRENATQAEIEEAAKEACCHDFIMKLPQGYDTMIGEGGSTLSGGERQRISIARAILKNAPVILLDEATSSLDPENEVEMQRAINRLIKKRTVIMIAHRLKTVVNADKIIVLDKGKIVEEGQHEELIQNAGLYAKLWELQTKTNGWRITA, encoded by the coding sequence ATGGAAAATCGACATTTCGCAGAAGGAGGGGGAATTCGTGTGATAAGGGAACAGCTTTACAACATTACTACGGGTGAACCAAAGAAAATATGGAAGCCCATCCTTTGGACTGTTTTGGCCAACTTAGTCAATATATTTCCATTCGGATGCCTGGCCGCAGCAGTAAGTATGATTTATGCCTACTATGCGACAGGACAATCCTCTTTGAACATGCAAACTCTCTGGCTCATATGGGGAGGCATGCTATTTTTCCTTGTCCTTGTGTTTCTATGTGAGCGGATGTCTTACCGTTCTACCTACCGCAGTGCGTACGAATCTTCTGCTGATGGACGGACACAGCTAGCAGAGCATATGCGCAAGCTCCCTTTAGGATTCCTCATGAAAAAGGACCCCGGAGAACTTGGCCATATGATGATGAATGATTTTACTCATTTAGAAAATGCCGCGACAAATATTCTACCTCAGCTTGTAAGCGGTGCGATTATCCCCATTTTGACCTTCTTTGGTCTGCTGTTTATAGACTGGCGAATGGCTGTAGCTATGCTTGCAGGGTTACCCGTAGCTGTGCTGTTGCTATGGAGTATTTCCGGTTTAGAACGAAAACTTGGCAAGAGTCACTCCGCTGCCAAGATCGTTTTGGCAAATTGTTTGCAGGAATACCTGTTAGGGATGAAAGTAATCAAGGCATACAATCTGCGCGGTGAGAACTTTACAAGATTAAAACAGTCTTTTTATCGTTATATGAAGGAAAGCATTAAGCTGGAGGGTGCGCTAGGGCCATTCTTTTTAGTTGCCATGGCCTTTATGCAAACTGGCGTGTCTTTAATGACCATCGTGGGAGTTTATCTCATATTGGGCGGAGAAATTTCAGTTCCTCTGTTTGCTACATTCTTGTTAGTGGGTACTCGTGTTTTTGATCCACTATCGGTTGCTATCATGCGCCTGCCAGCGTTCAAATATGATGCCATGGCTGGAGAACGCATCGTTAGTCTATTAAATGAGCCTGTCATGAAGGGTGAAAACGAACCTCCCGAAGCTCATGATATCCGCTTTGACAGCGTGACCTTTAGCTACGACAAGAACATCGTACTAGACAATGTTTCTATGGAAATGAAGGAAGGGACGCTTACCGCGATCGTTGGCCCTTCAGGAAGTGGAAAAAGCACACTGCTGCGCCTGATTGCACGATTTTACGACCCTCAACAAGGGAAAGTGCTGTTTGGCGGTAGCGATGTAAGTGAAATGGACCCAGAAAAGCTTATGAAAAAAATCTCCATGGTATTTCAGGACGTTTACTTGTTCCAGGACACAATCGGCAACAATATCCGCTATGGACGCGAGAACGCTACGCAAGCAGAAATTGAGGAAGCTGCTAAAGAAGCTTGCTGCCATGATTTTATCATGAAGCTGCCTCAGGGTTATGACACCATGATCGGGGAAGGTGGTTCTACGCTCTCTGGTGGCGAACGTCAACGCATTTCCATCGCCAGAGCCATACTCAAAAATGCCCCCGTGATCCTGCTTGATGAGGCCACCTCCTCGCTCGATCCAGAAAACGAGGTGGAAATGCAAAGAGCAATCAATCGCCTGATTAAAAAACGTACCGTCATCATGATCGCTCACCGATTGAAAACCGTGGTCAACGCAGACAAAATTATCGTGCTGGACAAAGGCAAAATCGTCGAAGAAGGGCAGCATGAGGAGCTTATCCAAAACGCGGGGTTATATGCGAAGCTGTGGGAGCTTCAGACCAAAACGAATGGCTGGAGAATTACGGCCTAA